In one window of Opitutus sp. GAS368 DNA:
- a CDS encoding CTP synthase — protein sequence MKYIFVTGGVVSSLGKGLTAGALGALLEMRGLKVRIQKFDPYLNVDPGTMSPFQHGEVYVLDDGAETDLDLGHYERFTSGKLSRHNSLSSGQIYEAVIAKERRGDYLGKTVQVIPHVTNEIKKRIYGGGKGVDVLITEIGGTTGDIEGLPFLEAMRQFALEVGPANCIFIHVTLIPFLKAAGELKTKPTQQSVAKLREIGIQPNILCCRCDHPMTPEMREKLSMFCNVPAKAVIEEMDVESSIYELPLMLQKEGLDQLVVQLLGLKARPNPKNIWAEVVRRIKSPKHEVKIGVVGKYIELQDAYKSVYESLSHAGIANHARVKIIRIDAEGLETKAGLAKLKPLDGILVPGGFGDRGIEGKIAAAGYARKHRIPYYGLCLGLQVAIIEFARNVLRLKDANSVEFDVKTPHPVIALMDEQRHVVLKGGTMRLGAYECKLKPGTLARKAYGRDTVSERHRHRFEVNNDYLARLEKAGMIVSGWNPKRGLVEVAELKGHPWFLGVQCHPEFQSKPNKAHPLFAAFIAAAIKNQKKGKK from the coding sequence ATGAAGTATATTTTCGTCACGGGCGGCGTCGTTTCTTCTTTGGGCAAAGGGCTCACGGCGGGGGCGCTCGGCGCCCTCCTCGAGATGCGCGGGCTCAAGGTGCGCATCCAGAAGTTCGACCCCTATCTCAACGTGGACCCGGGCACGATGAGCCCCTTCCAGCACGGCGAGGTCTACGTGCTCGACGACGGCGCGGAGACCGACCTCGACCTCGGCCACTACGAGCGCTTCACCTCCGGCAAACTCTCCCGCCACAACAGCCTTTCCTCCGGCCAGATCTACGAGGCCGTCATCGCGAAGGAGCGCCGCGGCGATTATCTCGGCAAGACCGTGCAGGTGATCCCGCACGTCACGAACGAGATCAAGAAGCGCATCTACGGCGGCGGCAAGGGCGTGGACGTCCTCATCACCGAGATCGGCGGCACGACGGGCGACATCGAGGGCCTGCCGTTCCTCGAGGCCATGCGCCAGTTCGCGCTCGAGGTCGGGCCGGCCAACTGCATTTTTATCCACGTCACGCTGATCCCCTTCCTCAAGGCCGCGGGCGAGCTGAAGACCAAGCCCACGCAGCAGAGCGTGGCCAAGCTCCGCGAGATCGGCATCCAGCCGAACATCCTGTGCTGCCGCTGCGACCACCCGATGACGCCGGAGATGCGGGAAAAACTTTCCATGTTCTGCAACGTGCCGGCGAAGGCCGTCATCGAGGAGATGGATGTCGAGTCCTCCATCTACGAGCTGCCGCTCATGCTGCAGAAGGAAGGCCTCGACCAGCTCGTGGTCCAGCTGCTCGGGCTGAAGGCCCGCCCGAACCCGAAGAACATCTGGGCCGAGGTTGTCCGCCGCATCAAGTCGCCCAAGCACGAGGTGAAGATCGGCGTGGTCGGCAAATACATCGAGCTGCAGGACGCCTACAAGTCGGTCTACGAATCACTTTCCCACGCCGGCATCGCGAACCACGCCCGGGTGAAAATCATCCGCATCGACGCCGAGGGCCTCGAGACGAAGGCCGGCCTCGCCAAGCTGAAGCCGCTCGACGGCATCCTGGTGCCCGGCGGTTTCGGCGACCGCGGCATCGAGGGCAAGATCGCCGCCGCCGGCTACGCGCGCAAGCACCGGATTCCCTACTACGGCCTGTGCCTCGGCCTGCAGGTCGCGATCATCGAGTTCGCCCGCAACGTGCTCCGGCTGAAAGACGCCAACTCCGTCGAGTTCGACGTGAAGACGCCGCACCCGGTCATCGCGCTGATGGACGAGCAGCGCCACGTCGTCCTGAAGGGCGGCACGATGCGCCTTGGCGCCTACGAGTGCAAACTCAAGCCCGGCACGCTCGCGCGCAAGGCCTACGGCCGGGACACCGTTTCGGAGCGCCATCGCCACCGCTTCGAGGTCAACAACGACTACCTGGCCCGCCTCGAGAAGGCCGGCATGATCGTCAGCGGCTGGAACCCGAAGCGCGGCCTGGTCGAGGTGGCCGAGCTGAAGGGCCACCCGTGGTTCCTCGGCGTGCAGTGCCACCCGGAGTTCCAATCCAAGCCGAACAAGGCCCACCCGCTCTTCGCCGCCTTCATCGCCGCCGCGATCAAGAACCAGAAAAAGGGGAAGAAATAG
- a CDS encoding ABC transporter ATP-binding protein — translation MAEIPDITIEVSHLVKTYGALTAVNDLSFSVQRGEIVGLLGPNGAGKSTTMRILTGYLPANSGSVRICGHPVASEPEATKRHVGYMPENNPLPDDMRVSEYLWFRGRLKEMPRTRLRARIDEVLELCDLKRNRHRILGRLSKGNKQRVGIAEAILAEPAVIIMDEPTIGLDPHQIIIVRDLIASLRGRMSVIISSHILPEIEATCDRVLIINGGRIVAQGSPAELRHEIFGSTSYRVELAGETDALAAQLKAIDPALTVAALGDCGADGFCTATLVTASAADLGEQLLAALPALGYRVRSLGHTQPSLEDVFLAATRRSWDARLPDKPVNGDSRAPLPKF, via the coding sequence ATGGCCGAAATCCCCGACATCACCATAGAGGTCTCCCATCTGGTCAAAACCTACGGCGCACTCACCGCCGTCAACGACCTGAGCTTCTCCGTGCAGCGCGGCGAGATTGTCGGTCTGCTCGGCCCCAACGGCGCGGGCAAGAGCACCACCATGCGCATCCTGACGGGCTATCTGCCGGCCAACTCCGGCTCCGTCCGCATCTGCGGCCACCCGGTGGCCAGCGAACCCGAGGCCACCAAGCGCCACGTCGGCTACATGCCGGAGAATAACCCGCTGCCCGACGACATGCGCGTCTCCGAATACCTCTGGTTCCGCGGCCGGCTCAAGGAGATGCCCCGCACCCGGCTCCGCGCGCGCATCGACGAGGTGCTCGAGCTGTGCGACCTCAAGCGCAACCGCCACCGCATCCTCGGCCGCCTCTCCAAGGGCAACAAGCAGCGCGTCGGCATCGCCGAGGCCATCCTCGCCGAGCCCGCGGTCATCATCATGGACGAGCCGACCATCGGCCTCGACCCGCACCAGATCATCATCGTGCGCGACCTCATCGCCAGCCTCCGGGGCCGGATGAGCGTCATCATCTCCAGCCACATCCTGCCCGAGATCGAGGCCACCTGCGACCGCGTGCTCATCATCAACGGCGGCCGCATTGTCGCCCAAGGCTCGCCCGCCGAGCTCCGCCACGAGATCTTCGGCTCCACCAGCTACCGCGTCGAGCTCGCGGGCGAGACCGACGCCCTCGCCGCCCAGCTCAAGGCCATCGACCCCGCCCTCACGGTGGCCGCGCTGGGCGATTGCGGCGCCGACGGCTTCTGCACGGCCACGCTCGTGACAGCGTCCGCGGCCGACCTCGGCGAGCAGCTCCTCGCCGCCCTCCCCGCCCTCGGCTACCGGGTGCGGTCGCTCGGCCACACCCAACCCTCCCTCGAGGACGTCTTCCTGGCCGCCACCCGCCGCAGCTGGGACGCCCGTCTGCCCGACAAGCCGGTCAACGGCGACAGCCGTGCCCCGCTGCCGAAATTTTGA
- the kdsA gene encoding 3-deoxy-8-phosphooctulonate synthase, with protein MLFDPKKLLLLAGPCSLENEKVCRAAAETLTRIGKKHPELKIVFKGSFDKANRTSLSGDRGPGMDEGLALLALIKEDYGFPVVTDFHERQQAAIVAEVCDVLQIPAFLCRQTDLLLAAAATGRVVNVKKGQFLSPQEMEFVVSKLKQGKAKEIWQTERGTTFGYQNLVVDMRSFAQMKALGHPAIFDATHSVQQPGAAGGKTGGRREFVPPLAKAALAAGADGLFIETHPNPEKAISDGPNQIPTSELPALIASCVKVWAAVRS; from the coding sequence ATGTTATTCGATCCCAAGAAGCTTTTATTGCTCGCCGGCCCTTGCTCGCTGGAAAACGAGAAGGTCTGCCGCGCCGCCGCGGAGACGCTGACCAGGATCGGCAAAAAACACCCGGAGCTGAAGATCGTTTTCAAGGGCTCGTTCGACAAGGCCAACCGCACCTCGCTCAGCGGCGACCGCGGCCCGGGCATGGACGAGGGCCTCGCGCTGCTGGCGCTGATCAAGGAAGACTACGGTTTTCCGGTCGTCACCGATTTCCACGAGCGCCAGCAGGCCGCCATCGTCGCCGAGGTCTGCGATGTGTTGCAGATACCGGCGTTCCTCTGCCGACAGACCGACCTGCTGCTCGCCGCCGCCGCGACGGGCCGCGTGGTCAACGTGAAGAAGGGCCAGTTTCTTTCGCCGCAGGAGATGGAGTTTGTCGTGAGCAAATTGAAACAGGGGAAGGCGAAGGAAATCTGGCAGACCGAGCGCGGCACCACCTTCGGCTACCAGAACCTCGTCGTCGACATGCGCTCGTTCGCGCAAATGAAGGCGCTCGGGCATCCTGCGATCTTCGACGCCACGCACAGCGTGCAGCAGCCCGGCGCCGCGGGCGGCAAGACGGGCGGCCGCCGCGAGTTTGTGCCGCCGCTGGCCAAAGCCGCGCTCGCGGCCGGCGCCGACGGCCTGTTTATCGAGACGCACCCGAATCCCGAGAAGGCGATTTCCGACGGCCCGAACCAGATTCCCACTTCCGAGCTGCCCGCGCTGATTGCGTCGTGTGTCAAGGTGTGGGCGGCGGTCAGGTCTTGA
- a CDS encoding adenosine kinase: protein MSSHTFELIGIGNPIMDLLAHVPESFLTAHVAGEKGGMVLVDHADIEQLVARLGTDYAVTSGGSAANAVLGATKLGLRTTFLGKIGGDITAQDYRTNFTAAGGDGSRFKHTALPNGRCLSLVTPDGQRTMRTCLGAAMTLSPDEITAADFAGAKHAHIEGYLLFNPALAEKVARTARAAGCTISLELSSFEVVNVARDWILGQLQQGVHVVFANEDEVRALFQKDASYDAYARQLAGYGGIACVKIGKDGAWVAQGSDLHRIDPAKVARVTDTTGAGDAWAGGFLYGYLRGLSLAGAGALGSALGAECVQHLGPAIPDHQWPRLRALAQSLK from the coding sequence ATGTCCTCGCATACGTTTGAACTCATCGGCATTGGCAATCCCATCATGGACCTGCTCGCGCACGTCCCCGAGTCGTTCCTCACCGCCCACGTGGCCGGCGAGAAGGGCGGCATGGTGCTCGTCGACCACGCGGACATCGAACAGCTCGTCGCCCGGCTCGGCACGGACTACGCCGTGACCTCCGGCGGCTCGGCCGCCAACGCCGTGCTCGGCGCCACCAAGCTCGGCCTGCGCACCACCTTTCTCGGCAAGATCGGCGGCGACATCACCGCGCAGGACTACCGCACCAACTTCACCGCCGCCGGCGGCGACGGCTCCCGCTTCAAGCACACCGCCCTGCCCAACGGCCGCTGCCTGTCCCTGGTGACGCCCGACGGCCAGCGCACCATGCGCACCTGCCTCGGCGCCGCCATGACCCTCAGCCCCGACGAGATCACCGCGGCGGATTTCGCCGGCGCGAAGCACGCGCACATCGAGGGCTACCTGCTCTTCAATCCCGCGCTCGCCGAGAAGGTCGCGCGCACCGCCCGCGCCGCCGGCTGCACCATCAGCCTCGAACTTTCCTCCTTCGAGGTCGTCAACGTCGCCCGCGACTGGATCCTCGGCCAGTTGCAGCAGGGCGTGCACGTCGTCTTCGCCAACGAGGACGAGGTCCGCGCGCTTTTCCAAAAGGACGCCTCCTACGACGCCTATGCCCGCCAGCTCGCCGGTTACGGTGGCATTGCCTGCGTGAAGATCGGCAAGGACGGCGCGTGGGTCGCCCAAGGTTCCGACCTGCACCGCATCGACCCGGCCAAAGTCGCGCGCGTCACCGACACCACCGGCGCCGGCGACGCCTGGGCCGGCGGCTTCCTCTACGGTTACCTGCGGGGACTTTCGCTGGCCGGGGCCGGCGCCCTGGGCTCGGCCCTCGGCGCGGAGTGCGTGCAGCACCTCGGCCCCGCTATCCCGGATCATCAATGGCCGCGGCTGCGGGCCCTGGCCCAATCGCTAAAGTAG
- a CDS encoding ABC transporter permease → MRHYFTIFSLEVRTLLYSPSTYIAAVFFLGVMGFFFSNILEIYSKAPQETPPAVVFFQVFWFPVLFMVPLLTMKTIADERRQGTLETLLTTPVNTAEVVLGKFSAAYLFYLLLWGSTLGFHYLLQLYARDSRYLDPAPLLGGYLFIAVSGLLFIAIGILASSMTRSQPVAGIFTVVLLILVILGPRYLGEISALNAPVLNPVKSALDSLQIFTHVEDFTHGIIDTRQLFYYLTGSALALLFSILGVEAKLLNG, encoded by the coding sequence ATGCGCCACTACTTCACCATCTTCTCCCTCGAGGTCCGCACGCTGCTCTACAGCCCGAGCACCTACATCGCCGCCGTGTTCTTCCTCGGCGTCATGGGCTTTTTCTTCAGCAACATCCTGGAGATCTACAGCAAGGCGCCGCAGGAGACGCCGCCCGCGGTCGTCTTCTTCCAGGTATTCTGGTTCCCGGTGCTGTTCATGGTGCCGCTCCTCACCATGAAGACCATCGCCGACGAGCGGCGCCAAGGCACCCTGGAGACGCTGCTGACCACGCCGGTCAACACCGCCGAGGTCGTGCTCGGCAAGTTCTCCGCCGCCTACCTCTTCTACCTGCTCCTCTGGGGCTCGACCCTCGGCTTCCACTACCTCCTGCAGCTCTACGCCCGGGACAGCCGCTACCTCGACCCCGCCCCGCTCCTCGGCGGCTACCTGTTCATCGCCGTCAGCGGCCTGCTCTTCATCGCCATCGGCATCCTCGCCAGCTCGATGACGCGCAGCCAGCCCGTAGCCGGCATTTTCACCGTGGTGCTCCTGATCCTCGTCATCCTCGGGCCGCGCTACCTCGGCGAGATCAGCGCGCTCAACGCACCCGTCCTCAACCCCGTGAAGAGCGCGCTCGATTCGCTGCAGATCTTCACCCACGTCGAGGATTTCACGCACGGGATCATCGATACCCGGCAGCTGTTCTACTACCTGACCGGTTCCGCCCTCGCCCTCCTCTTCAGCATCCTCGGCGTCGAGGCCAAGCTGCTCAACGGCTGA
- a CDS encoding biotin--[acetyl-CoA-carboxylase] ligase, translating to MSPTEVTILRELLAADAGTVSGARLARLLGVSRVAVWMQLQKLTRQGFVFEARRSRGYRLVRTPTTLHAALVQAHLSGRPRPPRLVCLDTVDSTNSEAERLLASGAAVPLVILASAQTEGRGRRGRVWHSPPAGNLYSTFVFRPKLEPARLQDFTLWMGLNVCELVSNFARLEPGLKWPNDLLVNGRKAGGMLTEARIDADQIRDLVFGLGLNLNGRTADLPRDLQRTAISLADATGAPLDLNRFAAALIGRVLSAYDQFLEGDYRDKFVALWKRYDVLRGRPVSVTQGTRTVAGTATGIDDEGSLIVRLTSGRTERFRAGEVTLSRESAPVGR from the coding sequence TTGTCCCCCACCGAAGTCACCATCCTCCGCGAACTCCTCGCCGCCGACGCCGGCACCGTGTCGGGCGCCCGGCTGGCCCGGCTGCTGGGCGTGTCGCGCGTCGCCGTCTGGATGCAGCTGCAGAAGCTCACCCGGCAGGGCTTTGTCTTTGAGGCCCGCCGCAGCCGCGGCTACCGGCTGGTCCGGACCCCGACCACCCTGCATGCCGCCCTGGTCCAGGCGCACCTGAGCGGCCGGCCGCGGCCGCCGCGCCTCGTCTGCCTCGACACGGTCGACAGCACCAACAGCGAAGCCGAACGCCTCCTCGCCAGCGGCGCCGCCGTTCCGCTCGTCATCCTCGCCAGCGCCCAAACCGAGGGCCGGGGCCGGCGCGGGCGCGTCTGGCACAGTCCACCGGCCGGCAATCTCTATAGCACCTTTGTCTTCCGCCCCAAGCTTGAGCCGGCCCGCCTGCAGGACTTCACCCTCTGGATGGGGCTGAACGTCTGCGAGCTCGTCTCCAATTTCGCCAGGCTCGAACCCGGCCTCAAGTGGCCGAACGACCTGCTCGTGAACGGCCGCAAGGCCGGCGGCATGCTCACCGAGGCGCGCATCGACGCCGACCAGATCCGGGACCTCGTCTTCGGTCTCGGTCTCAACCTCAACGGCCGCACCGCCGATCTGCCGCGCGACCTTCAGCGCACCGCCATCTCGCTGGCCGACGCCACCGGCGCCCCGCTCGACCTGAACCGCTTCGCCGCCGCCCTCATCGGCCGGGTTCTCTCCGCCTACGACCAGTTCCTCGAGGGCGACTACCGGGACAAGTTTGTCGCGCTCTGGAAACGCTACGATGTGCTGCGCGGCCGCCCCGTGAGCGTCACCCAGGGCACCCGCACCGTCGCCGGCACCGCCACCGGCATCGACGACGAGGGTTCGCTGATCGTCCGGCTCACCTCCGGTCGCACGGAACGGTTCCGCGCCGGCGAGGTCACCTTATCCCGGGAATCCGCTCCAGTTGGTCGATAG
- a CDS encoding biotin/lipoyl-containing protein translates to MSTFIIDVPVPSMGATVSELTVINLAVTPGTKVTKGQKLAALESDKSAFDFESPVEGTVLAIMAKNGAAITSGQPFLRMETSDESLRHLAVRMTDDGGRRTENGEQKTDRTGPGSPPSSVVRSLIWTPRATKMAQEAGLDPATITDIEATGPGGRVSGDDVTKYLAGRK, encoded by the coding sequence ATGTCCACCTTCATCATTGACGTGCCGGTGCCCTCCATGGGCGCCACGGTGAGCGAACTCACCGTCATCAACCTCGCCGTCACGCCCGGCACCAAAGTCACCAAGGGCCAGAAGCTCGCCGCGCTCGAAAGCGACAAGTCGGCCTTTGACTTCGAATCGCCCGTCGAGGGCACCGTGCTTGCGATCATGGCGAAGAACGGCGCTGCGATCACCTCGGGCCAGCCTTTCCTGCGGATGGAGACGTCCGACGAGAGCCTGCGGCACCTGGCGGTGCGGATGACGGATGACGGAGGACGGAGGACCGAGAACGGAGAGCAGAAGACGGACCGGACAGGGCCTGGCAGTCCTCCGTCCTCGGTCGTCCGTTCTCTGATCTGGACGCCTCGTGCCACCAAGATGGCGCAGGAAGCCGGGCTCGATCCCGCGACGATCACCGATATCGAGGCCACCGGCCCGGGCGGCCGGGTCTCGGGCGACGACGTCACAAAGTATCTCGCAGGCCGGAAATGA
- a CDS encoding M14 family metallopeptidase: MRSPLFRRAVVAAALFIAPFAFALTSPKEHFGFTIGDDYQLATYTQTEAYFKKLASESDRLKLVDIGPTEEDRRQYMVVCTSPANLAKLDHYRDIAQKLARAEGVTKEQALALAAEGKAVVWIDGGLHATETLGAAQLIESLWIFASRTDPETLRILDNVIILFTHANPDGQELISSWYMRRADPATRVVDREPRLYQKYAGHDNNRDFMLTNLKESQNIARQLYLEWFPQIVYNHHQAGPTGTIVAGPPYRDPFNYVYDPLLVAQLDEIGAAMHSRWIAEGKPGSTMKRGSVFSTWWNGGLRTTVYFHNMLGLLTETVGSPTPMQIPLVPDRQLPSGDLPFPVPPQTWHFRQSIEYSLTANYAVLNYAARHRDELLFNIWHMGANSIDRGSRDNWTLSPKRIAAMRAAAAGDTKATGESDESRSAGQRGNIIPAKYYDEAIKKPELRDPRGYIIPADQADFPTAVKFINTLIKSGLVIHRATADFTVAGKNYPAGSYVVKTAQAFRPFVLDAFEPQDHPNDFQYEGGPPIAPYDSAGWTVAYQMGVKFDRVLDAFDGPFARLPYGELQNPPAGKVGNGTGGWLVSHRANDSFILLNRLLKAGADVYWLKTPPAGYPDAGAGTLYISASAAAKPIVIKAAAELGLDATAVTLKTVGDALKLAPARIALWDEYGGSIPSGWTRWLLEQFEFPFEVVYPQQIDAGGLRAKYDVILFPTGAVPLPKTMGALNPRLDEFLIKVPTGDDLPAAYRGWTGKITEEKSVPALKQFLADGGTIVAVGSSTNLAYHLGLPVRNALVEMGPGGKERRLSREKLYVPGSILATNVDPAAPLAWGMDTTADVYFDASPVFSLKPEAAAKGVKPVLWFPNDHPLRSGWAWGQSYLDQGVAALEAPVGAGKLYLLGPEVTFRAGTHGTFKLLFNGLTLSTAKPAN; the protein is encoded by the coding sequence ATGAGATCCCCGCTGTTCCGCCGGGCGGTTGTTGCCGCCGCCTTGTTCATCGCGCCGTTCGCGTTCGCGCTCACTTCCCCAAAGGAACACTTCGGTTTCACCATTGGTGACGACTACCAGCTCGCCACCTACACGCAGACCGAGGCTTATTTCAAGAAGCTCGCCAGCGAGTCTGACCGGCTGAAGCTCGTCGACATCGGTCCCACGGAGGAGGATCGCCGCCAGTACATGGTGGTCTGCACCTCGCCGGCCAACCTGGCGAAGCTCGACCATTACCGTGACATCGCCCAAAAGCTCGCCCGCGCCGAGGGTGTGACCAAGGAACAGGCGCTGGCCCTTGCCGCCGAGGGCAAGGCCGTGGTCTGGATCGACGGCGGCCTGCATGCCACCGAGACGCTCGGCGCAGCGCAGCTGATCGAGTCGCTCTGGATCTTTGCCAGCCGCACCGATCCCGAGACGCTGCGCATCCTCGACAACGTCATCATCCTCTTCACCCACGCCAACCCCGACGGCCAGGAACTCATCAGCTCGTGGTATATGCGCCGGGCCGACCCGGCCACCCGCGTCGTCGACCGCGAGCCCAGGCTCTACCAGAAATACGCCGGCCACGACAACAACCGCGACTTCATGCTGACGAACCTGAAGGAGTCGCAGAACATCGCGCGCCAGCTCTACCTCGAGTGGTTTCCCCAGATCGTCTACAACCACCACCAGGCCGGCCCGACCGGCACGATTGTCGCCGGCCCGCCCTACCGCGATCCCTTCAATTACGTCTATGACCCGCTGCTCGTGGCGCAACTCGACGAGATCGGCGCCGCCATGCACAGCCGCTGGATCGCCGAGGGCAAGCCCGGCTCGACCATGAAGCGCGGCTCGGTGTTCTCGACGTGGTGGAACGGCGGCCTCCGCACCACCGTTTATTTCCACAACATGCTCGGCCTGCTCACGGAGACCGTCGGCAGCCCGACCCCGATGCAGATCCCGCTCGTGCCCGACCGCCAGCTCCCGTCCGGCGACCTGCCCTTCCCGGTGCCGCCGCAGACGTGGCACTTCCGGCAGTCCATCGAATACTCCCTCACCGCCAATTACGCCGTGCTCAACTACGCCGCCCGCCACCGCGACGAGCTGCTCTTCAATATCTGGCACATGGGCGCCAACTCCATCGATCGCGGCAGCCGGGACAACTGGACGCTCTCGCCGAAGCGCATCGCGGCCATGCGCGCCGCCGCGGCCGGCGACACGAAGGCCACCGGCGAGTCCGACGAAAGCCGTAGCGCCGGCCAGCGCGGCAACATCATTCCAGCGAAATACTACGACGAGGCGATCAAGAAGCCGGAGCTGCGCGATCCACGCGGCTACATCATCCCGGCCGACCAAGCCGACTTCCCGACCGCGGTCAAGTTCATCAACACCCTGATCAAGTCCGGCCTCGTCATCCACCGCGCCACGGCGGACTTCACCGTCGCCGGGAAAAACTACCCGGCCGGCTCCTACGTCGTGAAAACCGCGCAAGCGTTCCGGCCCTTCGTGCTCGACGCCTTCGAGCCGCAGGACCATCCGAACGACTTCCAATACGAGGGCGGCCCCCCGATTGCGCCCTACGACTCCGCCGGCTGGACCGTCGCCTACCAGATGGGTGTGAAGTTCGACCGCGTGCTCGACGCGTTCGACGGACCTTTCGCCCGCCTGCCCTATGGCGAGCTGCAGAATCCGCCCGCGGGCAAGGTCGGCAACGGCACCGGCGGCTGGCTCGTGAGCCACCGGGCCAACGACAGCTTCATTCTCCTCAACCGCCTGCTCAAGGCCGGCGCCGACGTTTACTGGCTCAAGACTCCGCCCGCCGGCTACCCGGACGCCGGCGCCGGCACACTTTATATCTCGGCCTCGGCCGCGGCGAAACCCATCGTGATAAAGGCCGCCGCCGAGCTCGGTCTCGACGCCACCGCCGTCACGCTTAAGACCGTCGGCGACGCCCTCAAGCTCGCGCCGGCGCGCATCGCCCTCTGGGACGAATACGGCGGGTCGATCCCGTCGGGTTGGACGCGCTGGTTGCTCGAACAGTTCGAGTTCCCCTTTGAAGTGGTCTACCCGCAGCAAATCGACGCCGGCGGCCTGCGCGCGAAATACGACGTGATCCTTTTCCCGACCGGTGCGGTCCCGCTGCCGAAGACCATGGGTGCGCTGAACCCGCGGCTCGACGAGTTCCTGATCAAGGTGCCCACGGGCGACGACCTGCCCGCGGCTTACCGCGGCTGGACCGGCAAGATCACCGAGGAGAAATCCGTGCCGGCGCTGAAGCAGTTCCTCGCCGACGGCGGCACGATCGTAGCCGTCGGCAGCAGCACCAACCTCGCCTATCACCTCGGCCTGCCCGTGCGCAACGCCCTCGTCGAAATGGGGCCCGGCGGCAAGGAACGCCGCCTGTCCCGCGAGAAGCTCTATGTGCCCGGCAGCATCCTCGCGACAAATGTCGATCCGGCCGCGCCGCTCGCGTGGGGCATGGACACCACGGCCGATGTCTACTTCGACGCCAGCCCGGTCTTCTCGCTCAAGCCCGAGGCCGCCGCGAAGGGCGTGAAACCCGTGCTGTGGTTCCCCAACGATCATCCGCTCCGCAGCGGCTGGGCCTGGGGCCAGTCCTACCTCGACCAGGGCGTTGCCGCGCTCGAGGCGCCGGTCGGCGCGGGCAAGCTCTACCTGCTCGGGCCCGAGGTGACGTTCCGCGCCGGCACGCACGGCACGTTCAAGCTCCTCTTCAACGGCCTCACCCTCAGCACGGCCAAACCGGCGAACTGA